A genomic window from Macaca mulatta isolate MMU2019108-1 chromosome 19, T2T-MMU8v2.0, whole genome shotgun sequence includes:
- the ILVBL gene encoding 2-hydroxyacyl-CoA lyase 2 isoform X2 yields MARLSGTVGVAAVTAGPGLTNTVTAVKNAQMAQSPVLLLGGAASTLLQNRGALQAIDQLSLFRPLCKFCASVRRVRDIVPTLRAAMAAAQSGTPGPVFVELPIDVLYPYFMVQKEMVPAKPRKGLVGRVVSWYLENYLANLFAGAWEPQPEGPLPLDIPQASPQQVQRCVEILSRAKRPLMVLGSQALLTPKSADKLRAAVETLGVPCFLGGMARGLLGRNHSLHIRENRSAALKKADVIVLAGTVCDFRLSYGRVLSHSSKIIIVNRNREDMLLNSDVFWKPQEAVQGDVGSFVLKLVEGLQGQTWAPDWVEELREADRQKEQTFREKAAMPVAQHLNPVRVLQLVEETLPDNSILVVDGGDFVGTAAHLVQPRGPLCWLDPGAFGTLGVGAGFALGAKLCRPDAEVWCLFGDGAFGYSLIEFDTFVRHKIPVMALVGNDAGWTQISREQVPSLGSNVACSLAYTEYHKAAMGLGARGLLLSRENEDQVVKVLHDAQQQCRDGHPVVVNILIGRTDFRDGSIAV; encoded by the exons ATGGCCCGCCTGTCCG GAACGGTGGGTGTGGCGGCAGTGACAGCAGGCCCTGGCCTCACTAACACAGTGACGGCGGTGAAGAATGCTCAGATGGCTCAGTCCCCAGTCCTGCTTCTGGGTGGGGCCGCCAGTACTCTGCTGCAG AACCGGGGTGCGCTCCAGGCCATTGATCAGCTGTCCCTTTTCCGGCCACTCTGTAAGTTCTGTGCGTCTGTGCGGAGGGTGAGGGACATCGTGCCCACCCTGAGGGCTGCGATGGCTGCTGCCCAGTCGGGCACCCCAG GTCCAGTGTTTGTGGAGCTGCCCATTGACGTGCTGTACCCCTACTTCATGGTCCAGAAGGAGATGGTGCCAGCCAAGCCACGCAAGGGCCTCGTGGGCCGAGTGGTCTCCTG GTATTTAGAGAATTACCTGGCCAACCTCTTTGCTGGGGCATGGGAGCCTCAGCCCGAGGGACCGCTGCCCCTGGACATCCCCCAGGCTTCCCCGCAGCAG GTTCAACGCTGTGTGGAGATCCTGAGCCGGGCCAAGAGGCCCCTAATGGTGCTAGGGAGTCAGGCCCTGCTCACCCCGAAGTCTGCTGACAAGCTTCG GGCTGCCGTGGAGACCCTGGGTGTTCCCTGCTTCCTTGGGGGGATGGCACGGGGGCTGTTAGGCCGCAACCACTCCCTCCACATCCGGGAGAACCGCAGTGCGGCCCTGAAGAAGGCAGATGTCATTGTCCTAGCAG GAACCGTGTGCGACTTTCGCCTATCGTATGGCCGTGTCCTCAGCCACAGCAGCAAGATCATCATTGTCAATCGTAACCGGGAAGATATGTTGCTCAACTCAGACGTCTTCTGGAAGCCCCAGGAGGCTGTGCAGG GAGATGTGGGTTCCTTCGTGCTGAAGCTGGTGGAGGGCCTTCAGGGCCAGACATGGGCCCCAGACTGGGTGGAGGAGCTGCGGGAAGCTGACCGGCAGAAGGAGCAGACCTTTCG GGAGAAGGCAGCGATGCCTGTGGCCCAGCACCTGAACCCAGTGCGGGTGCTGCAGCTGGTGGAGGAAACGCTACCTGACAACTCAATTCTGGTGGTGGATGGCGGGGACTTTGTGGGCACTGCCGCCCATCTGGTACAGCCCCGTGGCCCCCTGTGCTGGCTGGATCCTG GGGCCTTTGGGACTCTGGGAGTTGGCGCAGGATTTGCACTTGGGGCCAAGCTGTGCCGGCCGGATGCCGAG GTCTGGTGCCTGTTTGGGGATGGAGCCTTTGGCTATAGCCTCATCGAATTTGATACGTTCGTCAGACACAAG ATCCCAGTAATGGCCTTGGTAGGGAATGATGCTGGCTGGACGCAGATTTCTCGGGAGCAGGTGCCGTCTCTGGGCAGCAACGTGGCCTGTAGCCTGGCCTACACTG AATATCACAAGGCAGCCATGGGTCTGGGGGCCCGGGGCTTGCTGCTCTCACGGGAGAACGAGGATCAGGTGGTCAAGGTGCTGCACGATGCCCAGCAGCAGTGCCGAGACGGCCACCCGGTCGTGGT
- the ILVBL gene encoding 2-hydroxyacyl-CoA lyase 2 isoform X1: METPAAAAPAGSLFPSFLLLACGTLVAALLGAAHRLGLFYQLLHKVDKASVRHGGENVAAVLRAHGVRFIFTLVGGHISPLLVACEKLGIRVVDTRHEVTAVFAADAMARLSGTVGVAAVTAGPGLTNTVTAVKNAQMAQSPVLLLGGAASTLLQNRGALQAIDQLSLFRPLCKFCASVRRVRDIVPTLRAAMAAAQSGTPGPVFVELPIDVLYPYFMVQKEMVPAKPRKGLVGRVVSWYLENYLANLFAGAWEPQPEGPLPLDIPQASPQQVQRCVEILSRAKRPLMVLGSQALLTPKSADKLRAAVETLGVPCFLGGMARGLLGRNHSLHIRENRSAALKKADVIVLAGTVCDFRLSYGRVLSHSSKIIIVNRNREDMLLNSDVFWKPQEAVQGDVGSFVLKLVEGLQGQTWAPDWVEELREADRQKEQTFREKAAMPVAQHLNPVRVLQLVEETLPDNSILVVDGGDFVGTAAHLVQPRGPLCWLDPGAFGTLGVGAGFALGAKLCRPDAEVWCLFGDGAFGYSLIEFDTFVRHKIPVMALVGNDAGWTQISREQVPSLGSNVACSLAYTEYHKAAMGLGARGLLLSRENEDQVVKVLHDAQQQCRDGHPVVVNILIGRTDFRDGSIAV, from the exons ATGGAGACCCCCGCGGCCGCCGCCCCTGCCGGGAGCTTATTTCCCTCCTTCCTGCTCCTGGCCTGCGGGACGCTGGTGGCCGCCTTGCTAGGCGCCGCGCACCGCCTGGGGCTCTTCTATCAGCTGCTGCACAAG GTGGACAAGGCAAGCGTCCGGCATGGTGGAGAGAACGTGGCCGCTGTGCTGAGGGCCCATGGCGTGCGGTTCATCTTCACGCTGGTCGGTGGGCACATTTCCCCACTGCTGGTGGCCTGTGAGAAACTGGGCATCCGTGTGGTGGACACACGCCATGAGGTCACGGCCGTCTTTGCTGCTGATGCTATGGCCCGCCTGTCCG GAACGGTGGGTGTGGCGGCAGTGACAGCAGGCCCTGGCCTCACTAACACAGTGACGGCGGTGAAGAATGCTCAGATGGCTCAGTCCCCAGTCCTGCTTCTGGGTGGGGCCGCCAGTACTCTGCTGCAG AACCGGGGTGCGCTCCAGGCCATTGATCAGCTGTCCCTTTTCCGGCCACTCTGTAAGTTCTGTGCGTCTGTGCGGAGGGTGAGGGACATCGTGCCCACCCTGAGGGCTGCGATGGCTGCTGCCCAGTCGGGCACCCCAG GTCCAGTGTTTGTGGAGCTGCCCATTGACGTGCTGTACCCCTACTTCATGGTCCAGAAGGAGATGGTGCCAGCCAAGCCACGCAAGGGCCTCGTGGGCCGAGTGGTCTCCTG GTATTTAGAGAATTACCTGGCCAACCTCTTTGCTGGGGCATGGGAGCCTCAGCCCGAGGGACCGCTGCCCCTGGACATCCCCCAGGCTTCCCCGCAGCAG GTTCAACGCTGTGTGGAGATCCTGAGCCGGGCCAAGAGGCCCCTAATGGTGCTAGGGAGTCAGGCCCTGCTCACCCCGAAGTCTGCTGACAAGCTTCG GGCTGCCGTGGAGACCCTGGGTGTTCCCTGCTTCCTTGGGGGGATGGCACGGGGGCTGTTAGGCCGCAACCACTCCCTCCACATCCGGGAGAACCGCAGTGCGGCCCTGAAGAAGGCAGATGTCATTGTCCTAGCAG GAACCGTGTGCGACTTTCGCCTATCGTATGGCCGTGTCCTCAGCCACAGCAGCAAGATCATCATTGTCAATCGTAACCGGGAAGATATGTTGCTCAACTCAGACGTCTTCTGGAAGCCCCAGGAGGCTGTGCAGG GAGATGTGGGTTCCTTCGTGCTGAAGCTGGTGGAGGGCCTTCAGGGCCAGACATGGGCCCCAGACTGGGTGGAGGAGCTGCGGGAAGCTGACCGGCAGAAGGAGCAGACCTTTCG GGAGAAGGCAGCGATGCCTGTGGCCCAGCACCTGAACCCAGTGCGGGTGCTGCAGCTGGTGGAGGAAACGCTACCTGACAACTCAATTCTGGTGGTGGATGGCGGGGACTTTGTGGGCACTGCCGCCCATCTGGTACAGCCCCGTGGCCCCCTGTGCTGGCTGGATCCTG GGGCCTTTGGGACTCTGGGAGTTGGCGCAGGATTTGCACTTGGGGCCAAGCTGTGCCGGCCGGATGCCGAG GTCTGGTGCCTGTTTGGGGATGGAGCCTTTGGCTATAGCCTCATCGAATTTGATACGTTCGTCAGACACAAG ATCCCAGTAATGGCCTTGGTAGGGAATGATGCTGGCTGGACGCAGATTTCTCGGGAGCAGGTGCCGTCTCTGGGCAGCAACGTGGCCTGTAGCCTGGCCTACACTG AATATCACAAGGCAGCCATGGGTCTGGGGGCCCGGGGCTTGCTGCTCTCACGGGAGAACGAGGATCAGGTGGTCAAGGTGCTGCACGATGCCCAGCAGCAGTGCCGAGACGGCCACCCGGTCGTGGT